One genomic window of Paeniglutamicibacter sp. Y32M11 includes the following:
- the pstB gene encoding phosphate ABC transporter ATP-binding protein PstB: protein MSKRIDVKDLNVYYTNFLAVEDVNIEIEAKSVTAFIGPSGCGKSTFLRTLNRMHEVIPGGRVEGEVLLDGDNLYESGVDPVTVRSQIGMVFQRPNPFPTMSIRDNVLAGVKLNSKKISRSDAEDLVEKSLRGANLWNEVKDRLDKPGSGLSGGQQQRLCIARTIAVKPQVILMDEPCSALDPISTLAIEDLINELKNEFTVVIVTHNMQQAARVSDKTAFFNIAGTGKPGKLIEYAETATIFSNPTVKATEDYVSGRFG from the coding sequence ATGTCTAAGCGCATCGACGTCAAAGACCTCAACGTCTACTACACCAACTTCCTAGCCGTGGAAGACGTCAACATCGAAATCGAAGCCAAGTCGGTCACCGCGTTTATCGGTCCCTCCGGCTGCGGTAAGTCCACCTTCCTGCGCACGCTCAACCGCATGCACGAGGTCATTCCAGGCGGTCGTGTTGAGGGTGAAGTCTTGCTGGACGGAGACAACCTTTACGAGTCCGGTGTTGACCCGGTAACGGTCCGCTCGCAGATCGGCATGGTTTTCCAGCGTCCCAACCCGTTCCCGACGATGTCCATTAGGGACAACGTGCTCGCCGGGGTCAAGCTCAACAGCAAGAAGATCTCCCGGTCCGACGCCGAGGACCTGGTGGAGAAGTCCCTGCGTGGGGCCAACCTCTGGAACGAAGTCAAGGACCGTCTGGATAAGCCGGGCTCGGGGCTTTCCGGCGGACAGCAGCAGCGCCTATGCATTGCACGCACCATCGCCGTCAAACCGCAGGTGATCCTCATGGACGAGCCCTGCTCGGCACTGGACCCGATCTCCACGCTCGCGATCGAGGATTTGATCAACGAGCTCAAGAACGAATTCACCGTGGTGATCGTGACCCACAATATGCAGCAGGCAGCGCGTGTTAGTGACAAGACAGCGTTCTTCAACATTGCCGGCACCGGCAAGCCGGGCAAGCTCATCGAGTACGCCGAAACGGCCACGATCTTCTCCAACCCCACCGTCAAGGCCACCGAGGACTACGTCTCGGGCCGCTTCGGATAA
- a CDS encoding Ldh family oxidoreductase, whose translation MNQQSPALQYTSTTAALHEMVLKAMSAVGASAQDAAYMADQLIDSELAQHPSHGMRRLPEYVDRALSGYAKPAALASIELDTGSLLRINANGTYGHLALRDATALAITRAKAYGISAVAVRNSEYAGRLAPFCEEAAQAGVATLIFGNNNGAGQVVVPPGGTRARLSTNPIAAGVPRARSPHLVIDFATSSVASGRLAEERDRGTELPEEWVTPDGLLKPFGGFKGFGLSLLVEALGGALSGSATVSERTSADAQGTLIIGIDVAQLRELDDFTAQVEEFIAHVKSAEPAEGGEPIRVPGEGRVPTGDDPYQSTITVNARTWSELERIATALRLPMPEALRTP comes from the coding sequence GTGAACCAGCAATCTCCCGCGCTGCAATACACCAGCACCACTGCGGCGCTGCACGAGATGGTGCTCAAGGCCATGAGCGCGGTCGGTGCGTCCGCGCAGGACGCCGCCTACATGGCGGATCAGCTCATCGATTCCGAACTGGCCCAGCACCCCTCACACGGCATGCGTCGGCTTCCCGAGTATGTGGACCGCGCGCTGAGCGGCTATGCGAAGCCCGCGGCGCTGGCATCGATCGAGCTTGATACCGGCTCCCTGCTGCGGATCAACGCAAACGGCACCTACGGGCACCTGGCGCTGCGTGACGCCACGGCGCTGGCCATCACCCGCGCCAAGGCCTACGGGATATCCGCGGTGGCGGTGCGCAACAGCGAGTACGCCGGACGGTTGGCTCCCTTCTGCGAGGAAGCAGCCCAGGCCGGAGTCGCCACCCTCATCTTCGGAAACAACAACGGTGCCGGACAGGTGGTGGTGCCACCCGGTGGTACCCGGGCCAGGCTGTCCACCAACCCGATCGCCGCGGGAGTCCCACGCGCGCGCTCCCCGCATCTGGTCATCGACTTCGCCACCAGCTCCGTGGCCAGCGGCCGGCTGGCCGAGGAACGGGACCGTGGCACCGAACTGCCAGAGGAATGGGTGACACCCGATGGGCTGTTGAAGCCCTTTGGTGGCTTTAAAGGATTTGGGCTTTCGCTGCTCGTCGAGGCACTGGGCGGGGCGCTTTCTGGCTCAGCGACAGTTTCGGAACGGACATCGGCCGATGCCCAGGGAACCCTGATCATCGGAATCGACGTGGCACAGCTGCGCGAGCTCGACGACTTCACCGCGCAGGTGGAGGAGTTCATCGCCCATGTGAAGTCCGCGGAACCAGCCGAAGGCGGTGAGCCAATCCGGGTGCCCGGGGAAGGTCGCGTGCCAACGGGCGACGATCCTTATCAATCCACTATCACCGTGAACGCGCGAACCTGGTCGGAACTCGAAAGGATCGCCACAGCGCTTCGGCTGCCGATGCCCGAAGCGCTCCGGACCCCTTAG
- a CDS encoding inorganic phosphate transporter, whose amino-acid sequence MVTGQSFLMVVVLVCICAFAFLNGFRDASNSVAVAVRNKALTPGIAVLVAAFFTLVGTMLSTSFGVYLISTVELALPDGDHGLTLLLAGLLAGGAWGLLCWWRGLPMSSTHSLVAGLAGASGASALMGDDGMHGAWRMLAGGVLLPLLITPLLAFTLSYLLVIPATWMMRHSSSSDVNGISRAGQSIAACAVALGHGMQDGQRTGAMLTLALVTAGAAHPDGIMLGPQLVGALCLSAGVLFGGWRIAHTIAYRLVSMDPLRGMVAQSVSAAMLFVGAMLIHLPISTTQAVTSSIVGAGSNQPFESVMWLHVRRVLRHWLATPLVCVLAGGTLFLAMHPLLS is encoded by the coding sequence GTGGTTACTGGCCAATCTTTTTTGATGGTCGTGGTGCTCGTTTGCATCTGCGCCTTCGCCTTCCTCAACGGATTCCGAGATGCCTCGAACTCCGTGGCCGTTGCTGTCCGCAATAAGGCGCTGACCCCGGGCATTGCCGTCCTTGTCGCCGCATTCTTCACCCTTGTTGGCACCATGCTTTCGACAAGTTTTGGTGTGTATCTGATCTCCACCGTGGAGCTCGCCCTACCCGACGGGGACCATGGGCTGACCCTGTTACTCGCCGGATTGCTCGCGGGCGGCGCCTGGGGGTTGCTGTGTTGGTGGCGCGGACTACCCATGTCTTCAACACATTCCCTGGTTGCAGGGCTGGCCGGGGCCAGCGGCGCCTCGGCCTTGATGGGGGACGACGGGATGCACGGTGCCTGGCGGATGCTCGCTGGCGGCGTGCTGTTGCCGCTGCTCATCACTCCGCTACTGGCTTTCACGCTGTCGTACCTCTTGGTGATACCCGCAACCTGGATGATGCGCCATTCGAGTTCCTCGGACGTCAACGGCATCTCCAGGGCCGGACAATCAATTGCCGCATGTGCCGTGGCGCTGGGTCACGGAATGCAGGACGGGCAGCGCACCGGCGCAATGCTGACCTTGGCCCTGGTCACGGCCGGCGCCGCGCATCCGGACGGCATCATGCTGGGCCCTCAATTGGTCGGAGCCCTCTGTCTGTCGGCCGGCGTCCTCTTTGGCGGCTGGCGGATTGCCCACACCATCGCCTACCGGCTGGTGAGCATGGACCCGCTGCGCGGGATGGTGGCTCAATCCGTCTCCGCGGCTATGCTCTTCGTCGGTGCCATGCTCATCCACCTGCCCATCTCCACCACCCAGGCCGTCACCAGCTCGATTGTGGGCGCAGGTTCCAACCAGCCCTTTGAGTCGGTCATGTGGTTGCACGTGCGCCGCGTACTGCGCCACTGGCTGGCCACCCCGCTGGTGTGCGTCCTGGCCGGTGGAACACTGTTCCTGGCCATGCACCCACTGTTGAGCTAA
- a CDS encoding IS1249 family transposase gives MNGSGKSKQCEVCGSALKRNGKTSVGTQRWRCIHCGASSVKKRPDLKRRAELNLFLQWILGKQSQASYNPGTGRTLRHNTQWCWAIEPSLAPTGEVHLQIQMDGIYLGRGWCCLIAIANGKTIGWQWCDSEKRVAWIALLEQFPAPRVVIIDGGSGLAAALSQAWPETRVQRCLVHVQRNVRTYLTLRPRTDAGRALRRISLALTRIKTREHATQWMQALQEWHHTFGDVIKERTYPAGPGGHRPKGVKPTQTWWYTHTRLRSAYKLLERLVRSGELFTYLEPEFDGLAIASTTNHIEGGVNTQLRALLRGHRGMPPAHAKRAVEWWLYSHSEKPTEPHTLIRPEHLNTKPVKKQIQEETIGPELIGTALTEAEGLWVRKGWAGRPC, from the coding sequence GTGAATGGTTCTGGAAAATCGAAGCAATGTGAAGTATGCGGATCTGCCCTGAAACGCAATGGAAAGACCTCAGTCGGAACCCAACGCTGGAGGTGCATCCACTGCGGGGCCAGCAGTGTCAAGAAGCGCCCTGACCTGAAACGTCGAGCCGAGCTAAACCTGTTCCTCCAATGGATCTTGGGGAAACAGTCCCAGGCCTCCTACAACCCCGGCACGGGTAGAACCCTCCGACATAACACCCAGTGGTGTTGGGCGATCGAACCATCCCTAGCGCCCACCGGCGAAGTCCACCTGCAGATCCAAATGGACGGCATCTATCTAGGACGTGGGTGGTGTTGCCTGATCGCGATTGCCAACGGCAAAACCATTGGCTGGCAGTGGTGCGATAGTGAAAAGAGGGTGGCCTGGATAGCGTTGCTGGAACAGTTCCCAGCACCCCGGGTCGTGATCATTGACGGTGGCTCTGGGCTAGCGGCAGCACTGTCGCAAGCGTGGCCAGAGACTCGCGTTCAACGCTGCCTGGTCCATGTCCAACGCAACGTGCGCACTTATCTGACCCTGCGACCACGAACGGACGCGGGAAGAGCCCTTCGGCGAATTTCCCTTGCCCTGACACGCATCAAGACCCGAGAACACGCCACCCAGTGGATGCAAGCGCTGCAGGAATGGCACCACACCTTCGGGGACGTGATCAAGGAACGCACCTACCCGGCGGGACCTGGCGGCCACCGGCCCAAAGGTGTGAAGCCCACCCAAACCTGGTGGTACACCCACACTCGCCTACGTTCGGCCTACAAACTCCTCGAACGGCTGGTGCGCAGTGGTGAGCTCTTCACCTACCTGGAGCCAGAATTTGATGGGCTGGCCATCGCTTCGACAACCAACCACATCGAGGGCGGCGTTAACACTCAGCTCCGTGCGCTGCTGCGCGGGCACCGTGGCATGCCGCCGGCCCATGCGAAACGGGCGGTCGAATGGTGGCTCTACTCCCACAGTGAGAAACCAACTGAACCGCACACTCTCATCCGGCCTGAACACCTCAACACGAAACCAGTGAAGAAGCAGATCCAGGAGGAAACGATTGGGCCGGAACTCATCGGCACCGCACTGACTGAAGCCGAAGGGCTCTGGGTCAGAAAAGGATGGGCCGGCAGACCCTGCTGA
- a CDS encoding PadR family transcriptional regulator has protein sequence MPTTTSTPTEVADWPSDWLRAALGLCTLQALEAGPTYGYAIIAELAEAGLGKVKGGTLYPLLTRFETAGWLEVEWRPGEAGPGRKYFALTELGRSELSRQRTAWNTFTSITTTFLAT, from the coding sequence ATGCCCACCACCACCTCCACGCCAACCGAAGTTGCCGACTGGCCAAGCGATTGGCTCCGCGCCGCACTCGGGCTATGCACCCTGCAAGCCCTCGAAGCCGGGCCCACCTACGGATACGCCATCATCGCGGAACTGGCCGAGGCCGGGCTGGGAAAAGTGAAGGGCGGAACGCTCTACCCACTCCTCACTCGCTTCGAAACCGCCGGATGGCTCGAGGTCGAATGGCGTCCGGGCGAGGCCGGACCCGGGCGCAAGTACTTCGCACTCACCGAGCTCGGTCGTTCCGAACTGAGCCGCCAACGCACAGCCTGGAACACGTTCACATCCATCACCACAACGTTTCTCGCCACGTAA
- a CDS encoding thiamine pyrophosphate-binding protein, which produces MSSVSAAVSRALLTCTSEIFGVMGNGNAHFLDAAVRSGFGFTAVRHESAAVSAADAYYRITGKLAIATTTYGAGFSNAITPLAEAAKARVPLVLLTGGQPSTGARGWDIDQTAINNAVGATTFVIDALSPMATTYAAVAHALRERTAVVISIPYDIVADEAAEESQISLADFQHEPSYQSADNQLVTQAAAALNEAKRPLVIYGRGARLSNAAQAIAALADSLGALSSSTALAPNLLTGRRGDLGITGGFSSAETAALIHEADVVLVLGASLNQFTMRFGDLLNASAHILQVDVAPAPTNPRVDTFVRGDVSAVVRGLLQQLTERAPGNRWVDSVAPRLTRINDHAPGDPIAADGLLDPRAVARILNTMIPADRVVVQDGGHFIGWGPMYWDVPGPHALSMVGTAYQSIGLGLASAVGAGVAAPNSTVVLASGDGGFLMGLADLESVIRTVRSGIIVIYNDAAYGAEIHQYGSIGLHEEPMLIPEVDFAAVARGLGARATKVRALEDLAELDRWVAEGAHGVFLVDCRISADVRAPYMQEILEANRKAAHVRK; this is translated from the coding sequence ATGTCTTCAGTTTCTGCTGCCGTTTCCCGCGCCCTTTTAACCTGCACCTCAGAAATCTTCGGCGTGATGGGAAATGGCAATGCCCACTTCCTTGACGCCGCCGTGCGTTCGGGGTTCGGCTTCACCGCCGTACGCCACGAATCCGCGGCCGTCAGCGCCGCGGATGCCTACTACCGGATCACCGGAAAGCTGGCAATCGCCACCACCACCTACGGTGCCGGGTTTAGCAACGCCATCACCCCACTGGCCGAAGCCGCCAAGGCGCGAGTTCCGCTGGTTCTCCTCACCGGGGGCCAGCCCTCCACCGGCGCCAGGGGCTGGGATATCGACCAGACAGCTATCAACAACGCCGTCGGGGCGACGACCTTTGTCATTGACGCGTTATCCCCGATGGCCACTACCTATGCCGCGGTTGCCCACGCGCTGCGGGAACGCACTGCTGTGGTCATCTCGATTCCCTATGACATCGTCGCCGACGAAGCTGCCGAGGAATCGCAGATTTCGCTGGCCGACTTCCAGCACGAACCCAGCTACCAGAGTGCCGATAATCAGCTAGTGACTCAGGCCGCCGCCGCGCTGAATGAGGCTAAGCGCCCGCTGGTGATTTACGGCCGCGGCGCTCGCCTCTCGAACGCGGCCCAGGCGATCGCCGCGCTCGCCGATTCACTCGGGGCGCTGAGCTCAAGCACCGCACTGGCGCCGAATCTGCTGACCGGTCGCCGAGGGGATCTGGGCATTACCGGTGGATTCTCCTCGGCCGAAACCGCCGCCCTGATCCACGAGGCGGACGTGGTGCTGGTCCTCGGGGCATCACTGAATCAATTCACCATGCGATTCGGCGATCTGCTGAATGCGTCAGCCCACATCCTTCAGGTTGATGTTGCCCCGGCTCCGACTAATCCTCGCGTTGATACCTTCGTGCGGGGCGATGTCTCTGCCGTTGTTAGGGGACTGCTCCAGCAACTGACCGAACGCGCTCCCGGAAACCGGTGGGTGGATTCTGTGGCCCCGCGGCTCACGCGGATCAACGATCATGCTCCGGGTGACCCGATCGCCGCGGACGGCCTGCTGGATCCACGCGCGGTGGCTCGCATCCTGAACACCATGATCCCGGCGGACCGCGTGGTGGTGCAGGACGGTGGCCACTTCATCGGATGGGGTCCGATGTACTGGGACGTCCCGGGCCCACACGCCCTGAGCATGGTGGGAACCGCCTACCAGAGCATCGGGCTGGGTCTGGCCTCCGCGGTGGGTGCGGGTGTGGCTGCGCCGAATTCAACGGTCGTATTGGCCAGCGGTGACGGCGGCTTCCTGATGGGCCTGGCCGACCTGGAATCTGTTATCCGCACGGTGCGCAGTGGCATCATCGTCATTTACAACGACGCTGCCTATGGGGCAGAAATTCATCAGTATGGATCCATCGGCTTGCACGAGGAGCCCATGCTGATCCCCGAGGTCGACTTTGCCGCGGTGGCTCGCGGTCTGGGTGCACGGGCAACCAAGGTGCGGGCCTTGGAGGATCTGGCGGAGCTAGATCGTTGGGTCGCCGAGGGAGCGCACGGAGTCTTCTTGGTGGATTGCCGCATTTCTGCGGACGTTCGAGCCCCGTACATGC